Sequence from the Vanacampus margaritifer isolate UIUO_Vmar chromosome 18, RoL_Vmar_1.0, whole genome shotgun sequence genome:
GCGCCCGTTTCTAAATGGCAACCACCACGGCGGACGACGAGTTGGACCCCGTGCTGCACGGCTgccaccacaacaacaacaataataacaacaacaataacaaagacAACGAAGCCGGGGAGACCGCGACCTCCCCTCCCGCCGACACGACCGACCCCGGCGGGAAGACGTCGCATAGCGTCGGTAACGGTTCGGTCATTAATCCCGGCGGAGGAAATAATGGGAAGTGGGTTCGGCTGAACGTCGGCGGCACCGTGTTCCTGACGACGAGGCAAACGCTACTAAAAGAACAAACTTCGTTCCTGTATCGGCTGTGCCAGCAGCAAGACCTGCACTCGGACACGGTGAGTTCGAACAGGACACCCTAGTCCACACAGGTTCTTAATGTCCTGCTCTTATTTCTCAGTATTTGACGAAAGTCAATACATGAGGTGTTTCTAACATATTATCTTTCTGAAGTGGATAACACTTAACTATAGTCAAATTATATTAATTTACCTTTCTGAAAGTCCTAATCTGTTTCACGGCACAATTTGTTAGTTCAACTTTAAGCTTGTGTGTGtaaaggcatttttttcatCCAACTAGGACAAAATTGTCCATGTGCTAGTacactctttgtcctcactactagtaggcaaggcaagtttatttgtatagcacatttcatacacaacagGCAACttaatgtgctttacacaaggaaagacaacacCTATAAGCATCAATAAACACAGTAAGTTAACATTCagggcaaaaaagaaaacaaaagtaggttacaaaatttaccaaaacaaaacaaaacatagattgacaatgtaaaaacatttagcgtaaggaagttatttaaaaaataatagtaattaaaaGGGGAAAATTAAAACCATTTAAAAtaccttaatcaaaggtatgtGGGGGGGAAAAGCAACGTTttcaacctggatttaaaaccATTTACACTCGGGGCTGACTTAACTTCTgatggcagcttattccatttgtgtgcagcataacagctacaGTAAATGCAGCTTCGCCATGTTTACTTCGAActctagtaagacaattcagtgcactagtagaGCGACTTAAGTCTTACTAATGAGGACAAAGTGTGTACTAGTAGTAGTGATAgaccaacatgttttttttttcagggccgatgccgattattaattgtcaaggaggccgataaccaatatttcaagccaatattAATTTGCCGTAAAAGAGAAAcatagcataaaaataaaagaactgTGTTGAAATGCCATTATGCATGTACGTTaaaaccattttcaacacttttaaggtttttcttttaattttaaacataaaaagaatCGCCAGCTGTGTTTATAAAAATTGCAGAGCTTGCAGGGTCCTATGCACGTGTTAAGCTAAATGAAAAACTAAGTGAATAGCTCCCTAATTTTTCTCCTGTAAATAGAGTTTTCCAAATTTCCAatgtaatttcttaatttttaaaaataaaaagtgtcgggagttcccagtgtcaacAACATCttacagtacaaaaataaataaatacttaaatgaaaagttcttcttctttttttgagtgccactgattgtcacacccacttaaatggggcgaaattcgttctccgcttTTGACCCGTTCCCTGAAgaagcggtgagcagcagcaggggccgcccacgacctcccagtcacagtgcggacactctaccactagccCACAGAGCTGGTTGGTGGTTCCTATATGTCACTGAGACAAATACATGGAAATGTAGCTAAATTGGGATTTTCATCAGGGTTTgcaaaaggtttcaaaagatcttcgcagacaatgaaaaattgtctgactCTGAACATGTTTAAACtttctttgcgacaagtaaaaattAACATCTTGCAAATCCGGATGAAACCCCaaaatttgctacgttcgcaagcattcgccgttcagtgagataccagctttatcggccttcagactGGTGAAAAAGGCAGatgctgatatttgtcaaaatgccaaatatcagcACATACATTCCTATTTGATATTCTCCATGCATAGtgaagtgtgtgcgcgtgtgctcaGCATCCTTCCGTGGTGTGAATGTAGCTGGAGTCAGATGGAAGAACACGTGCCTTCTCTTCTGCAGGGGGCTACGCAGTCACAGTGGCTGTATAGCAGCATCCAATGTGGAGGGAGAGAGCGACATCCTCGTCACATGCAGCAATCCCAAAGATTACAAATAGGATGTGTTTCTCCTTAAAATGACGCGTGACACGGGCTACTCGATATACACGGTATTGCAAAGCAAATCATCTACGTTGTCATGGTGGACTGACTGACTACCCACAGTAAATCTGAAATCAGGACCCGCGATTCATTATTTAAGCATCATCGACTATTCCCACCAGTGTGGGATGATGCGCCTTTGccgttgaataaaaaaaaatgatttgccgTTGACCCTGACAGAACGTTGGAGTATCGGTTCATCTCTGCTCAGCATGTTTGAAGACTCGGTATGAATGAGTGTTTGTGTACCTTGACTGAAAAGCCACCATTCCAGGGTGTTTCCCTCCTCCTGCTCTAAGTCAGCTGTGCTCCTGCTCGCGACAAACTTAATCAAATGCATTTTATAAGAACATACAGTAATTAGTACAGGAGGTCCTTGGTATAAGATAGAGTAGATATCTGTTACTACTGCTGTTttaaattttgaaataaatcaatCCCTTTTCTAAACTCCACTCAGACTATAATGTCAACTTTATAGATGCCACATCTGCTCTCCCGGCGGTGTACGTTGTGGTAAAGATGTTTGCCATGAcgcaagtcatttttttttccttaacggAGGGGGAAAAGGAGCCAGCTATTTGaggtatgtttatttttttatgcgagCATCACACCCAGCGTGAGCAGGGGCCACTATTTGTGGAAATAAAGTTGTAAAGTAACTCTAATCTAAGCCATGCAGCAAACGGTCTATGCTCGCATTTCCTGGAGGGTTTTAAGTATCTTATTATGCCAACTGCAGAGAATCTTCAATCTCACCAATTGAGCAGATGTTCTTTCCTGCaaccaaagcaaaaaaacaacattcaattTAGGCGCTTTTTGCCCAACAGCAGCAGTGACTCCCCCTGAACTGCACTGGAGGGGGTAATATTCCCATGTGACCTTCGGCGGCGACATGACAGGATCTACCCTTGCGTCGCCTGAAGACACACAAGGATGTCTCTCCTTCACATCTTTATCTTCACTTTCTCCGTCTTTGTCACCCTCAGCGGCAatgactcacttttttttttttatcccctttCCCTCACCCGCCTCTCATTCTGCTCCCAACAGCGGCAGTGTTGCGTCTTGGAGGAGGTATAGCGCGTTTGTAGCCGAGTGTTCCTGCACCCGTCACATTGCTGTCACACTTGCCAAAAACAGGAGGCGAGTCATTGGTGAGGTTGAACATGGTTGATAGATAGTACTGGATCCTTTTTGTACCAGATGGCAGGCTTTCCCCACTTGAGAGACATGTTTCAGTGGTTATTTCAGTTGTGTCCTCATCGGTGGCACAcgctacacattttttttgagtTTGGACAGACGCATCGTTTCCATGCAGAGTGACGTTTGACTGAGGTCGAGGTTGTCGGATGAATGCAGAGCTGCGGTCCAGTTGCCAGCTTGCCCAGAGGGGAAACGTAGTTTGATTGCATAATCAGTATGTCGCAAGCAAATTCTGGTCTTAGTCACTTGAATAATAACAATAGAAGTGGGAAAATCTGTGTGAGATTGCGAGCTGGTAACACttttattctattattatttatttgacaatATATTCTATGTGACCCAACTAGTCaaaacagtattctgattaatatggcatttgtggaatatgattaagcagcaaaatccacttgttttttatccatcttagggggcagccattttgccacttgctgtcgagtgaaaatcgCAGTTgctcgggtaacgaccaatcacggctcaccttgcgaacgtcacgtgaccaaagtcaaacaggtgagctgtgattggttacctgagccctgagcaactaactgtgatataattttcagttgacagcaagtggcaaaatggccgcctcccgagatggataaaaatgggttgattttgctgcttagttcaTATTCCGCAATAGTAATCAGAATagcgtgtttagactagtcagGCTCAGCTTGTGCCTTGTGAACATCTGATGAACAAActcaaaaacaggtgagccatgattggtcgttactgaGCCCTAAACAACTGtgaggtcattttcagtcaacagcaagtgggaaaatgggcgccccctgagatgggttaAATATGGGGGGATTTTGGTAATAGTAATCAGAATGATGTGTTTAGACTAGCAACGACacatggaacatattattggAAAGAATcttttaatgttgacttcctCCTTAACAACTAGCTAGCACAATTATTTATCACAGTCAAACCCTCAAAACATAACTGCTCACTGGCCTGGTCTGCTCCAGCATGACTTTTCCCATATCGAGTAAAAATAGCCCAAATGGGATACGTTTGAAATTATTCCACCCACCGGACCACTTGGCCACTAGAGAGGTTTTTAATTCCACATCATGTCAAAGTTTAAGCTTGCTTGACAACTTGCTTACTCGGTAGTTCTTCACCGGCTTCTATTTTTGTTATGAATGCAAATTGTAGTGTTTACACCAAACAGACGAGCAAAACAAAACCTCGACGCTCGTGCCATACAACacagatatttttaatgtcagAATCCCTTTATTGATGAAAATTCTCATCCTGAGTTAAAATCCTTCTATTCCACAAATTAGAGCGAGTTTAAAGGTTCGAGCCCGCTCTCCCTCCTGTCTGCTACGCCTCTTGGGTCTTCCGCCGTTTTTAAACCCATGCGCGCACGGTCTGACGCCGTGCGACCGTTTTAATGAGATTATCGCTATTAAGACGCCCTGCCGCCCCATCATCAATTTGTGTGCTGTTAATGCCTCCCCAAGTTGAACCCTGGCCGCTCCAATCCAATTACATGATGAAGTTAATGTCCATCTTGATACGTGGATGATGTGAGATGATCGAGGATTGCAGATTATAACCACATAATCCTCATTATGGACATTGTGTCTATTTGATGCTGATTAAAGATTTCCGCGGATCACGCAGGTGAATTTTAAACGGGTTGTGTCGGTGCATATTTGACAGGAAGTGTCTCGCCCAACCGTCAGATTCCGCTACGAGTCTGAACCCGCGTTATCACCTCATCTGTGTTATGGGACGGTATAACACACAGGGAGACAAATGTTTacgggggggaaaaatgctgaTGTTCTCATTTGACTGAAAAGTGCTCTGACAGGCGgacttgaatttatttaaaatacaaaccgACTTTTGTTGGTGTACTTAACCTCTGCAGGGAGTCATAATCTACTTGTCTCAACTAATATCCTTAAAAGTACAGTAGAGGTGGAAAAAGATCATGTTGTGGACATGCTATAATAATGTGTATTGAAACATGGCTAAAAGAAGACCGATTCCTTCCACACAGTGACACCCTGGCtcgtagcgttttttttttcttttaagaaacTGACGCATCCAGGAAGCTCCTGCCCACTGTTGTCAATCGCACACTGACGAGTCACGACCAATCGTCCTCCACCGCCCTTCCGCTCTCAGCACACTGTGGATTTCTCTGCAGACACACACTCCCAAAACACACTGATGTGATTATGGCTGTCCTCATCCTCTTGTCACCTTGGAAGTAgaagtttttttggggtgttgacTTAATAGCTGCCCTTGTTGTCCTTCTCAAACTCTGTCCATATTTGTTGAGCTTGTTATCCtttaattatcatttttatccttacaaaataattacatttgatGAGCAAGCAAATgcatacgatttttttttttattggcgaGCCAAATGTCCCATGTTAATGCAAATTTTTTGGTTCTTTTGTGTAACAGGATGAGACGGGAGCCTATGTGATTGACAGAGACCCCACCTACTTTGGACCCATCCTCAACTACCTGCGACATGGCAAACTGGTCTACAACAAGGAACTAGCTGAAGAAGGTGTCACTATTTATAATTTAAGACGTGTGCACACGTACCTTTTTATAatctcttaaaggggaagtcaaccccccccccccaaattcctTAAAaatagtatgttctatgcagcctcctCAACGTCGTCTTCATGACATATTCTACGACGGTAGTTTCCGACATTAAATGAGTGAAAAATTAAATCAAGTGCAGGTGGCTGACGGCTGTCTGCATACACACTAGCTAACCTGTGTGTTCCTTTTGCTTTAAGGAGTCCTGGAGGAGGCGGAGTTCTACAACATCACCCCTCTTATCAAACTCATCAAAGAGCGGATCATAGAGAGGGACTCCAAGTCTACGCAGGTAAACCCCAAATCGATGTTTTCATCACAGCTTTAGCAATGAACTCAAAAATGATCAAGAATCTTTTTAGACTTTATCAGCATCTCACAGTCAACTTACAGTGACGTGAGCTTTTTGTGATTCTCTCAAGAGTGTGCTAGAGCCCCTGCTTCTCTCCTTTCTTTTTCAGGGTGGTTGCACTCACACTTATATAATCACCGCCCTCCACAGCATACTCCCACTCTCCCTGTGTTGTATTGCACTGCACTTAAGTGTACATGCCTGGGGGTTGCATGCAGCGCACCCATCTGAAAATAGAAACGGCTGATTTACTGACAGTTCAATTAGTTTCCCTCCTTAAGGTGTCTTTGTGTGACATTTCAGTGTTGCACGATGGTACTGAAATAAACTGAATTGTCTCATCCTGTGTCCTAGCAGCAGGTCCCCCCTAAGCACGTCTATCGAGTGTTGCAGTGCCAGGAGGAGGAGCTGACCCAGATGGTCTCCACAATGTCCGACGGCTGGAAGTTTGAGCAGGTCAGCGTGCGCGCCTGCAGAAAGCCCCGCACTGGACTACTCTGGACTGTGGGTTGGACTCACGCTTTACTGCTGACCCTTCAACTTtgacccctccccccacccccacggcCCCGACCTGAGCCCTACCTGCTGCACTTCCATTAGCGCTACTCAACCTTAGGCTTAATGTAGCCTCCGCTTAATGATTACACGGAAGCGTCAGCCCGAGTGCAGATGATAAGACACATGCTGAGCTTCTTAAATAGGTTTAAAACTCAGAAAGCAGCCACACAACAactattttattcatttcttaTGATGCATTGCAATTTACGggaattgttttgaaatgtcTTCTGAGTGAACGAACTGAGGTGTAAATTTTTCAGCTAGTTACAGTATACTGAAGATGGAAACATTTCCTGTTCCTGTCATCAGTTTAAGGTTTCATCTAAGTCTAAAGATACAGAGcaaataatgttatttttctcTCAGTGCTGACCTTCACCTGACGCTAGTGGcacacagcaccccccccccctccttcccaACAAGTCAGGCTAGCAATCACCTTTAGCCCCTCTCTTCCCTGCTTTGCCACCTTGCGCTCAAATGCACACAGTACAGCTTTGCTTTGTCTCTTTGGACGCTCACATGTAGTTTTAATATATATGTGTTGGCATAAGTAAAATGATGCTTCATGTCCAGTCCACTGCTGAGTGTGCAAAAACCGGCTGTCCGCTCCCCGACCCAGCATGCATGAACACCAGAGTCTCTCCTTCGCTCACGTGTTTTTCTTCCTCGGTGAGCTTTACTTCCTGCTGATAAATCTTCTCTttctgtgtgcgcgtgtgtctaGATGGTGAACATCGGCTCGTCGTACAGCTACGGAACGGAGGATCAGGCTGAGTTTCTGTGTGTTGTTTCCAAGGAGCTTCACA
This genomic interval carries:
- the kctd17 gene encoding BTB/POZ domain-containing protein KCTD5 isoform X4 → MATTTADDELDPVLHGCHHNNNNNNNNNNKDNEAGETATSPPADTTDPGGKTSHSVGNGSVINPGGGNNGKWVRLNVGGTVFLTTRQTLLKEQTSFLYRLCQQQDLHSDTDETGAYVIDRDPTYFGPILNYLRHGKLVYNKELAEEGVLEEAEFYNITPLIKLIKERIIERDSKSTQQVPPKHVYRVLQCQEEELTQMVSTMSDGWKFEQMVNIGSSYSYGTEDQAEFLCVVSKELHTPGSGLGTEQSHKTKPTETQEEEAAKEEEEEAEGGRETTPNEWLRE
- the kctd17 gene encoding BTB/POZ domain-containing protein KCTD5 isoform X1; translated protein: MATTTADDELDPVLHGCHHNNNNNNNNNNKDNEAGETATSPPADTTDPGGKTSHSVGNGSVINPGGGNNGKWVRLNVGGTVFLTTRQTLLKEQTSFLYRLCQQQDLHSDTDETGAYVIDRDPTYFGPILNYLRHGKLVYNKELAEEGVLEEAEFYNITPLIKLIKERIIERDSKSTQQQVPPKHVYRVLQCQEEELTQMVSTMSDGWKFEQVSVRACRKPRTGLLWTMVNIGSSYSYGTEDQAEFLCVVSKELHTPGSGLGTEQSHKTKPTETQEEEAAKEEEEEAEGGRETTPNEWLRE
- the kctd17 gene encoding BTB/POZ domain-containing protein KCTD5 isoform X5, with protein sequence MATTTADDELDPVLHGCHHNNNNNNNNNNKDNEAGETATSPPADTTDPGGKTSHSVGNGSVINPGGGNNGKWVRLNVGGTVFLTTRQTLLKEQTSFLYRLCQQQDLHSDTDETGAYVIDRDPTYFGPILNYLRHGKLVYNKELAEEGVLEEAEFYNITPLIKLIKERIIERDSKSTQQQVPPKHVYRVLQCQEEELTQMVSTMSDGWKFEQVSVRACRKPRTGLLWTMVNIGSSYSYGTEDQAEFLCVVSKELHTPGSGLGTEQSHKTKLFQIHGSRM
- the kctd17 gene encoding BTB/POZ domain-containing protein KCTD5 isoform X3, whose amino-acid sequence is MATTTADDELDPVLHGCHHNNNNNNNNNNKDNEAGETATSPPADTTDPGGKTSHSVGNGSVINPGGGNNGKWVRLNVGGTVFLTTRQTLLKEQTSFLYRLCQQQDLHSDTDETGAYVIDRDPTYFGPILNYLRHGKLVYNKELAEEGVLEEAEFYNITPLIKLIKERIIERDSKSTQQQVPPKHVYRVLQCQEEELTQMVSTMSDGWKFEQMVNIGSSYSYGTEDQAEFLCVVSKELHTPGSGLGTEQSHKTKPTETQEEEAAKEEEEEAEGGRETTPNEWLRE
- the kctd17 gene encoding BTB/POZ domain-containing protein KCTD5 isoform X2, whose product is MATTTADDELDPVLHGCHHNNNNNNNNNNKDNEAGETATSPPADTTDPGGKTSHSVGNGSVINPGGGNNGKWVRLNVGGTVFLTTRQTLLKEQTSFLYRLCQQQDLHSDTDETGAYVIDRDPTYFGPILNYLRHGKLVYNKELAEEGVLEEAEFYNITPLIKLIKERIIERDSKSTQQVPPKHVYRVLQCQEEELTQMVSTMSDGWKFEQVSVRACRKPRTGLLWTMVNIGSSYSYGTEDQAEFLCVVSKELHTPGSGLGTEQSHKTKPTETQEEEAAKEEEEEAEGGRETTPNEWLRE
- the kctd17 gene encoding BTB/POZ domain-containing protein KCTD5 isoform X6, whose product is MATTTADDELDPVLHGCHHNNNNNNNNNNKDNEAGETATSPPADTTDPGGKTSHSVGNGSVINPGGGNNGKWVRLNVGGTVFLTTRQTLLKEQTSFLYRLCQQQDLHSDTDETGAYVIDRDPTYFGPILNYLRHGKLVYNKELAEEGVLEEAEFYNITPLIKLIKERIIERDSKSTQQQVPPKHVYRVLQCQEEELTQMVSTMSDGWKFEQMVNIGSSYSYGTEDQAEFLCVVSKELHTPGSGLGTEQSHKTKLFQIHGSRM